ATAAAGTGGCGACCGGTATGCAGCTGATCGACAACGGCATACACTTCCGTTCGATTACAGGTGGACACGATCGTACACTCTAAAATACTTTTCATCTCTCGCAGTGTTCGAAGCGCCTCTGGCAAATCTTCATCATCAAAAGCAAATTGTTCACGCAAATCAACAGGGGCATTTTTGTAGTCGATGCTGGCAACCATGATGTGCATTAATAATTTCACCCCTACATCTTTATTCGATAAACTTGACCTCCTGTCAAGTATCGATGTCGGCAATCGTTTATTCTTTATCCATCACTTATTATAACATGAACATGCCTGTCTATCGTTTGGAAAATGTGAACAAGCACTGAAAGGATATGTTACGATAATCTCGCTAGCAACCTCATTGAAACACATTTGCTTCCTGATTCGCAAATTTCGCGTTTACACGCTACATAGGATACCCAATCATCTCTTAAGACATGTGTGAATGGGGAAGAACGATCATTCCTTTATACAGGAAAAAATTGAGCAGCAGAGGAGCGTTTTTGTTATGAAGAGCAATCAAGTTTTTCCGGGCATGGTCTTTATCGGAGCCGGCGTTTATTACCTTACACACTTATTTGCCCCTGCCGCCGCCAATCAATGGATAACGTGGGAAACAATGGTGATTTGGCTAGGACTCGCCCTCTCCATCGACGGCTTTCTTTCAAAATCCGGGCCGGCCCTGTTGCCGGGTGTCTTCATGATCGGGATCGGGGTACATTTTCATGCTACGGAACTTTATCCAAACTGGCCGAGCCACATTGGGACTCTTGCTACGTTTTTTGGCATTGCCTGCTTGATTGCTTATTTGCGAACAAAAAAAGACTTTCTATTTATAGGTATTGTATCGATCTGCATCGGAGGGTTATTCCTCTTTTTTGAACCGATAGCGGAACGCATCGCGGAGGCGTCGGAATCTTTTTCATTTATTTGGCCGCTCCTTTTACTGGTCCTCGGCGTTTTTCTACTGTTCAAGGGGAAGAGAAAGAAGAATCGAGGGGCCAGGGCCTTCCAAAAAAGATAGAAGCTTTACAAAAAAGGGGGGGGGGGGCGAAGAGGAGGTTGGGGGCACGGCGACCAATGGACCGATCCTCCTCTTCGTTCGGGCTTCATGCACTCGTGAGACGCACCATGGGCATCACCCGTGCGAAACACTTGATGCTCGGACTAGAACCCCCCGAGCGCGCGAATCAAACTCCAAGCCTCTTCCTTTCCTTCTCCGGTTTCCGAAGAAAACAACACATACTTATCTTCCGGCAAAGGCTCGATTTCATCAATAACCTGTTTGACGTGCGCGGTTCGTTTGGATTTTTTCAGTTTATCCATTTTTGTCAGCACGAGAATGATAGGGATTTGGTAATACTTTAACCAATCGTACATCATCAAATCCTGCTCCGAAGGCTTGTGGCGAGCATCTAAAAGCAGCACGACGCCTTTCAGTTGCGAGCGCGTTTGTATATATTCCTCAATAATGCGGCCCCAGAATGCCCGCTCTTTTTTGGACACTTTAGCGTACCCATAGCCGGGAATGTCAACGAAATGACAGCTATCGTTAATGGTGAAAAAATTCAATGTTCGTGTTTTCCCGGGTTGTTGAGAGGTATACGCCAATTTCTTGCGTTGGGTAATCGTATTGATAAACGATGATTTCCCGACATTGGAACGACCGGCAAAAGCAATTTCCGGAAGCTCCGCTTCCGGATACTGCTCAGGCCCAACCGCACTGATGATGAGTTCGGCTTTATTCACTTTCATCATGTCGGCCCCCCAACGCATATTGCATGACCTCATCAAGATGGGAGACGAGGGAAATGAAAAGGTCATTCCGAATGCTTTCCGGAATATCCTCCAAATCTTTTTCATTGTCTTTCGGTAGCAGGATCGTCTTCAGCCCTGCGCGATGAGCGCTCATTGCCTTCTCTTTTACACCGCCGATGGGAAGCACTCTTCCCCGCAACGTGATTTCCCCCGTCATGCCGACTTCTTTTTTGACCAGGCGTCCGGTCAAGGCGGAAATGAGCGCGATCGCGATTGTAATTCCTGCAGAGGGACCGTCTTTCGGTGTCGCTCCTTCAGGCACATGGATGTGAATATCGGTATTTTCATGGAATTGTTCATCAATCCCCAATTCCCCGACACTGGTACGAATATAACTGAAGGCAGCGCGTGCGGATTCTTTCATAACATCGCCGAGATGGCCGGTAAGCGTAAGTTCCCCTTTCCCTTTTGCCAATGAGACCTC
The Salicibibacter kimchii DNA segment above includes these coding regions:
- the yihA gene encoding ribosome biogenesis GTP-binding protein YihA/YsxC produces the protein MKVNKAELIISAVGPEQYPEAELPEIAFAGRSNVGKSSFINTITQRKKLAYTSQQPGKTRTLNFFTINDSCHFVDIPGYGYAKVSKKERAFWGRIIEEYIQTRSQLKGVVLLLDARHKPSEQDLMMYDWLKYYQIPIILVLTKMDKLKKSKRTAHVKQVIDEIEPLPEDKYVLFSSETGEGKEEAWSLIRALGGF